A single genomic interval of Kwoniella newhampshirensis strain CBS 13917 chromosome 12, whole genome shotgun sequence harbors:
- a CDS encoding homocitrate synthase, mitochondrial: MCPPPDQPIVANGNGVAADEEMVAIDTTTPHISSSTNGHVNAVNETTTQQPPAVKSHKGVYGRASDFLSNTSNWKIIESTLREGEQFANAFFTLETKIKIAKMLDEFGVEYIELTSPAASPESKAHCEAICKLGLKRTKILTHIRCHMDDARLAVETGVDGVDVVIGTSSFLREHSHGKDMTWITKKAIEVIEFVKSKGIEIRFSSEDSFRSELVDLLSIYRTVDKIGVNRVGVADTVGCADARQVYDLVRTLRGVVSCDIETHFHNDTGCAIANAYSALEAGATHVDTSILGIGERNGITPLGGLIARMMVADPDYVKSKYNLSMLRELENVVAEAVEIQVPFNNYITGFCAFTHKAGIHAKAILANPSTYEILNPADFGMTRYVSIGHRLTGWNAVKSRVEQLNLSMTDEQIKDATAKIKELADIKTQSMEDVDMILRIYHTGIKTGDLKVGQSAVLDKLLEQHMPSRDSSPSGRSNGTNGTPAKRARIGEPSA; the protein is encoded by the exons ATGTGTCCCCCACCTGATCAACCAATCGTCGCCAACGGTAACGGTGTCGCAGccgatgaggagatggtcgcTATCGACACTACCACCCCTCAcatctcgtcttccaccaaCGGTCACGTCAACGCCGTGAACGAGACCACCACCCAACAACCCCCTGCCGTCAAGAGTCACAAGGGCGTCTACGGTCGTGCTTCGGATTTCCTGAGTAACACGAGTAactggaag ATCATCGAGAGCACATTGAGAG AGGGTGAACAATTCGCCAATGCTTTCTTCACTCTCGagaccaagatcaagatcgcCAAGAT GCTTGACGAATTCGGTGTTGAATACATCGAGCTCACTTCCCCTGCCGCTTCTCCTGAATCCAAGGCCCATTGCGAGGCTATCTGCAAGCTTGGTCTCAAGAGGACCAAGATCTTGACACACATCAGATGTCACATGGACGACGCTCGATTGGCCGTCGagactg GTGTTGACGGTGTCGATGTCGTCATTGGgacttcctctttcctcagAGAACACTCTCACGGCAAGGACATGACCTGGATCACCAAGAA GGCTATTGAAGTGATCGAGTTCGTCAAGTCCAAGGGTATTGAGATCCGATTCTCTTCCGAGGACTCCTTCCGATCCGAGCTCGTTGACCTCCTTTCCATCTACCGCACAGTAGACAAGATTGGTGTCAACCGAGTTGGTGTCGCCGACACTGTCGGTTGTGCCGATGCCCGACAGGTGTACGACCTCGTCAGGACATTGCGAGGTGTTGTCAGCTGTGACATTGAGACCCATTTCCACAACGACACTGGTTGTG CCATCGCCAACGCATATTCCGCTCTCGAGGCCGGTGCCACCCACGTTGACACTTCTATC CTCGGTAttggagagagaaacgGTATCACACCTCTTGGTGGTCTGATTGCCCGAATGATGGTCGCCGACCCCGACTACGTCAAGAGCAAGTACAACCTTTCTATGCTCCGAGAGCTCGAGAACGTCGTTGCCGAGGCCGTCGAGATTCAAGTACCTTTCAATAATTACATCACCGGTTTCTGCGCCTTCACCCACAAGGCTGGTATCCACGCCAAGGCCATCCTTGCCAACCCTTCCACTTACGAGATCCTCAACCCCGCCGACTTCGGTATGACTCGATATGTTTCCATTGG TCACCGATTGACCGGATGGAACGCTGTCAAGTCCAGAGTAGAGCAACTCAACCTCAGCATGACCGATGAGCAGATCAAGGACGCTACCgccaagatcaaggagctCGCCGACATCAAGACCCAATCAatggaagatgtcgacatGATCCTTCGTATCTACCACACCGGTATCAAGACTGGTGATCTCAAGGTCGGCCAATCGGCCGTCCTCGACAAGCTTCtcgagcag CACATGCCCTCAAGAgattcttctccttcaggCAGATCTAACGGCACCAACGGCACCCCTGCGAAGAGAGCCAGAATCGGAGAGCCATCCGCTTAA